One Candidatus Lokiarchaeota archaeon genomic region harbors:
- a CDS encoding glycine C-acetyltransferase, translating to MKQEYENLKKQDLDWKLRELQGPSSPQAKVDGREVIMLCSNNYLNLTNHPKLIKAAKEAADEYGAGSGSVRAIAGTMDLHMELEKRLANFKGAEASLTYSAGFTANEGLIPQLIGKEDAIVSDELNHGSIIDGIRLTKATRYIYKHADMADLERVLKEVEKDNPRRILIITDGVFSMDGDIAPLDEIVELGKEHNAMIYVDDAHGEAVLGEGGRGIVSHFDLTHDEVHFEMGTFSKAFGVMGGHVSGSQHMVNYAYNTSRSWLLSASHTPATTASCIAAIDVLETEEEHVERLWDNREYFIEGLQDMGFDTGNSQTPIVPAMCGKSSKAVKLSDGLYEEGILALPIVYPMVAKDKARIRNMMNSGLSKEQLDTALEAYEKIGKELNII from the coding sequence ATGAAACAAGAATATGAGAATCTGAAGAAGCAGGATCTGGATTGGAAGCTAAGAGAACTCCAAGGTCCCAGTTCACCGCAGGCTAAGGTAGATGGTAGAGAAGTAATCATGCTCTGTAGCAATAACTATCTGAATCTCACCAATCATCCCAAGCTGATTAAGGCTGCAAAAGAAGCTGCCGACGAATATGGTGCTGGTTCTGGTTCTGTTCGAGCGATTGCAGGAACGATGGACCTACACATGGAGCTTGAAAAGCGACTTGCTAATTTCAAGGGAGCGGAAGCATCACTCACCTATAGCGCAGGATTTACTGCAAATGAGGGGCTTATTCCCCAACTGATTGGGAAAGAGGATGCTATTGTTTCAGATGAGCTGAATCACGGAAGCATCATCGACGGTATCAGGCTCACCAAGGCAACCCGTTACATCTACAAACACGCCGATATGGCAGATTTGGAGAGGGTGCTTAAGGAAGTAGAAAAGGACAACCCACGCAGAATTCTAATCATAACAGATGGCGTCTTTTCCATGGATGGAGACATCGCACCACTTGATGAAATCGTTGAGCTAGGAAAAGAGCACAACGCAATGATTTACGTTGATGACGCTCATGGAGAAGCTGTACTCGGTGAAGGTGGTAGAGGAATCGTTTCACACTTCGATTTAACCCATGATGAAGTGCACTTCGAGATGGGTACATTTAGCAAAGCGTTCGGTGTTATGGGCGGTCATGTTTCAGGAAGCCAGCACATGGTAAATTATGCATACAACACGAGCCGATCCTGGTTGTTGAGTGCATCACACACACCGGCTACTACTGCGTCATGTATTGCGGCCATTGATGTCCTTGAAACCGAAGAGGAGCACGTTGAGCGACTGTGGGACAATCGCGAGTACTTCATTGAAGGTCTGCAAGACATGGGCTTTGACACTGGAAACAGCCAGACTCCAATAGTGCCAGCTATGTGCGGCAAGAGTTCGAAAGCAGTTAAGCTCAGCGATGGTCTGTACGAAGAAGGCATTCTTGCACTGCCGATTGTCTATCCCATGGTGGCAAAGGATAAGGCCAGAATCCGAAATATGATGAACTCGGGTCTATCCAAGGAGCAGCTGGATACAGCACTCGAAGCCTACGAGAAGATTGGTAAGGAACTAAACATAATTTAG
- a CDS encoding adenylyltransferase — MESESLLSESELTRYNRQIIIDDWGQKGQEKLNGSTVLIAGMGGLGCPVALYLTAAGVGKIILVDKDEFELSNLNRQILAWQQDIGQPKAKTVAEKLLQLNPHVQADALKTEITEDNVNDIVNDSTVVVDAMDNWTTRFLLNQECVNQEIPFVHAGIQGLTGQITTIIPGKGPCLRCILPEDPEEMATFSVVGATSGLFAMLQVMETLKIIVGFGEILEGRMLLFDGERMDYRSTQVRHRNDCPVCSHLWES; from the coding sequence ATGGAATCCGAATCGTTGCTGTCGGAGTCCGAACTAACGAGATACAATCGGCAAATCATAATTGATGATTGGGGACAGAAAGGGCAGGAGAAGCTAAATGGTTCGACAGTCCTGATAGCCGGAATGGGAGGCCTTGGATGCCCCGTGGCTCTGTACTTGACTGCAGCGGGTGTTGGGAAAATTATCCTAGTTGACAAAGATGAGTTTGAGCTCAGCAATCTGAATCGGCAGATTCTGGCTTGGCAGCAAGACATTGGTCAACCCAAGGCGAAAACCGTGGCCGAGAAGCTTCTCCAGCTGAATCCGCATGTCCAAGCAGATGCACTGAAAACGGAAATTACCGAAGACAATGTGAATGACATTGTCAACGACTCTACTGTGGTGGTTGATGCCATGGACAACTGGACTACTCGGTTCCTACTCAATCAGGAATGCGTCAATCAAGAAATCCCATTTGTTCATGCCGGCATTCAAGGGCTTACCGGGCAAATCACTACCATAATCCCGGGAAAGGGACCTTGTCTCCGATGCATACTGCCTGAAGATCCAGAGGAAATGGCGACTTTCTCCGTTGTTGGAGCAACATCTGGTCTGTTTGCGATGCTGCAGGTTATGGAGACCCTGAAGATCATCGTTGGTTTTGGGGAAATACTTGAAGGAAGGATGTTGCTGTTCGATGGTGAACGAATGGACTACAGGTCCACGCAAGTGAGGCATAGGAATGATTGTCCTGTGTGTTCCCATTTGTGGGAATCATAG